A stretch of the Polyodon spathula isolate WHYD16114869_AA unplaced genomic scaffold, ASM1765450v1 scaffolds_731, whole genome shotgun sequence genome encodes the following:
- the nsun5 gene encoding probable 28S rRNA (cytosine-C(5))-methyltransferase, producing MVLYVKAAEILDKIENKEGAVKTLVYNSKFQNIKQLYALVCETLKYSKILEEIITSTGLLKQKKLKMNVAKVLVYDLLIGRGVKCGGSWKALIMKHRARLQAALARLKIKRKVSRNEDLLPKASQAQGKQLPRYARINTLKTSQEDVIDYLKREGYTYLGRASSLEELQRLSGKRFYCDLHLPGLLVFPAKTDLHAHFLYQTGHVILQDKASCLPAFLLNPPAGAHVIDACAAPGNKTSHLAALLGNRGKLFAFDLDPKRLSTMSTLLLRAGVTCHELANQDFLTLDPEDPRYSQVEYILLDPSCSGSGIVGRMNEVTDSPGSVSTQRLQSLAAFQLRCLNHALRFPRLQRLVYSTCSVHEEENESVVQACLREHRRSFRLVPVLPSWPERGQAPLTQCLRASPGETLTNGFFVAMLERRSPGEQEEEEELTSCEAVTSLPADSDVEAESHDPSPLEAGPAPTASKKTRKKRKKKPKLHQEN from the exons ATGGTTTTGTACGTGAAAGCAGCGGAGATCCTCGATAAGATCGAGAACAAGGAGGGCGCTGTTAAGACTCTCGTGTATAACAGTAAATTTCAG AATATCAAGCAGCTGTACGCCTTGGTGTGCGAGACGCTGAAATACTCCAAGATCCTGGAGGAGATCATCACCAGCACAGGCCTGCTGAAGCAGAAGAAACTCAAGATGAATGTGGCCAAG GTGCTGGTGTACGACCTCCTGATTGGCAGAGGGGTGAAGTGTGGGGGGAGCTGGAAGGCTCTGATCATGAAGCACCGCGCGAGGTTGCAGGCAGCCCTGGCCAGGCTCAAGATCAAGAGGAAGGTCAGCCGCAATGAGGACCTGCTGCCCAAAGCCAGCCAGGCTCAAG GGAAGCAGCTGCCCCGCTATGCTCGGATCAACACTCTCAAGACCAGCCAGGAGGACGTGATCGACTACCTGAAGAGAGAGGGCTACACCTACCTGGGGCGAGCGAGCAG TCTGGAGGAGTTGCAGAGGCTGTCGGGAAAGAGATTTTATTGTGACCTGCATCTCCCTGGACTCCTGGTCTTCCCAGCCAAGACTGACCTCCACGCGCACTTCCTGTACCAGACGGGACACGTCATCCTGCAGGACAAG GCCAGCTGCCTCCCAGCATTCCTCCTGAACCCCCCTGCTGGGGCCCATGTGATCGATGCCTGCGCCGCCCCGGGGAACAAGACCAGCCACCTGGCCGCTCTGCTGGGGAACCGGGG GAAGCTGTTTGCCTTTGACCTCGACCCCAAGCGCCTGTCCACCATGAGCACGCTGCTCCTCAGAGCTGGGGTTACCTGTCACGAGCTGGCCAATCAGGACTTCCTGACGCTGGACCCAGAGGACCCCAGATACAGCCAGGTGGAGTATATCCTGCTGGACCCCTCGTGCAGCGGCTCAG gCATCGTGGGCCGAATGAACGAGGTCACAGACTCCCCTGGCTCCGTGTCTACGCAGCGGCTGCAGTCTCTGGCTGCGTTCCAGCTGCGCTGCCTGAACCATGCCCTGCGCTTCCCGCGGCTGCAGCGTCTCGTCtactccacctgctcggtgcaCGAGGAGGAGAACGAGAGCGTGGTGCAGGCCTGCCTACGGGAGCACCGCCGCAGCTTCAG GCTGGTCCCTGTTCTGCCGAGCTGGCCGGAGCGAGGTCAGGCCCCCCTGACTCAGTGTCTGCGCGCGAGCCCTGGGGAGACCCTCACCAACGGCTTCTTCGTGGCCATGCTGGAGAGGAGGAGCCCtggggagcaggaggaggaggaggagct AACTTCCTGCGAAGCTGTGACATCACTTCCTGCTGACAGCGATGTAGAAGCAGAGTCACATGACCCCAGCCCCTTGGAGGCGGGGCCTGCCCCCACAGCCTCCAAGAAGACGAGAAAAAAGAGGAAGAAGAAACCCAAGCTGCATCAGGAGaattga
- the pom121 gene encoding nuclear envelope pore membrane protein POM 121 isoform X2: protein MYPREKRLIALVSVAILGLALYFIPTFLYVLFIIGLACAALFCQTNGPPQQSRLGHHPRPHLVIPPAIRRWFPGKPANGVSSPGKVSNRGTRGRFIGDSWQSVVYSGERRKEADRDQSSGSLLFSPRDLLMGSYLAKPESPSAAGAHGRPIGGTRELRERLARPNHIVQTPNKRLSFGESMNAARRFSVTPQRCYPIQQTGYSSVGVLPSVQWNGYRKKNVLLSRNSSMVHSPVTVKIARPDSGSVRSPLFEHLPSPVASLSPVVAAGSADPCSKETVLSALKESRKRVADEEEERCYSAGQEKKRRRHDSGGSAHSAFEPLLANGAPSLLVPKPGTLKRSANSLVLEDPSMKRSRTSSISSLNCTAPSGVPGSVRNSIHSSYSSTRGYSQLRKISALNMSPLSSPGSSRSQTPERSPKKPREENSHHSSTSTPVKPDRTPEELAKKLSPLLNQTASSSCSTPPSAGAHGKRKRKIPLVSNRRADQITLPPPPELGYTITASDLDSEKKAALNRIKKVLEEIEPSKSMASSQSVASFTPTTSYSLDPTPSAIASLPLSSSTATVPSSTVAGITSLPASSSSAATAPTGSLLNSVIASASATAVTTSASTVTTLPSALPAGSQPSPSPLLDSLRKMHNTPATTTAAATTASPATTTDAANTLLLSLLRTSAAPGSTLTSTAAVKPQPSTCFPSAPAPQLGPPSSQPASSILSSVFSQVLPESSTAAAAGGMTFGLSSMGHSTVPSSSSSSSSTAAATTSSTQAFSAFKPVFGAPAASQPTPVSAPASSSAAPIFKSVFGTATTGSAFGQPSAKASTAGSNSVFGGLSSTTAPPPTAELPAKPNFSFGASPASTVPTGSSSTTTSAGATQSFQFGAATTTFNSTAGFQFGKQPAAASSTAAPAATAPAPAPQVTFAFGQTLNSQTAASGAFGGFGTAAPAPATTAAPANKATFSFGNAVPATFSAATSSAGTATPFGGMGATTNPTLFGSASTGPAAQPAAVAPFPFGGGTAATTFSFGGQTTTAASTFGTPSLPAFGNTSTGFSFGTNTSSSATPAFGSSTQTSSANTAAPSAFGSTAPAATAGFSFGAAAQSSSAASAFLAPSTRQSTAPKPSTAGFNFGNTFAAPAPAATSSMENKPAFGGFNFGTPNLNFGAGSASPAFGQSTPGGPIPFGSPATPAPNYSSIAPSPFGSPTPSFSIGAGSKPSGRQRLMARRQHTRKK, encoded by the exons ATGTATCCCAGAGAGAAGCGGCTGATCGCGCTCGTCTCTGTGGCGATCCTCGGCCTGGCCCTCTACTTTATACCGACCTTTCTTTACGTCTTGTTTATTATCGGGCTCGCATGTGCAGCATTGTTTTGTCAAACTAACGGTCCGCCCCAACAAAGCAGGCTAGGCCATCATCCTCGGCCTCACCTAGTAATCCCCCCGGCTATCAGGCGCTGGTTCCCCGGGAAACCCGCAAACGGTGTTTCTTCTCCAGGAAAGGTTAGCAATAGGGGCACTCGTGGTCGCTTCATAGGAGATTCCTGGCAGTCGGTGGTGTACAGTGGGGAGAGGCGAAAGGAGGCAGATCGAGACCAAAGCAGCGGATCGTTGTTGTTCAGCCCCCGGGATTTACTGATGGGGAGTTACCTTGCAAAGCCCGAAAGCCCCTCGGCTGCCGGAGCCCATGGGAGGCCCATCGGAGGGACACGCGAGCTTCGGGAGAGGCTGGCTCGGCCCAACCACATCGTGCAGACCCCGAACAAGAGGCTCTCATTCGG GGAGTCTATGAATGCAGCACGCAGGTTTAGTGTGACCCCACAGCGGTGCTACCCCATTCAGCAGACGGGGTACTCCTCAGTGGGCGTGCTGCCTTCTGTCCAGTGGAACGGCTATCGCAAGAAGAACGTCCTGTTGTCCCGCAACTCCTCCATGGTGCACAGCCCTGTGACGGTGAAGATCGCCCGGCCGGACTCTGGCAGTGTTCGCTCGCCACT CTTTGAACACCTGCCCTCCCCAGTGGCTTCCCTGTCTCCAGTGGTGGCTGCTGGTTCTGCAGACCCGTGTTCAAAGGAGACGGTCCTGAGCGCGCTGAAAGAGAGCCGGAAGAGAGTGGCagatgaagaggaggagaggtGCTATTCTGCTGGACAAGAGAAGAAAAGAAG GCGCCATGACAGTGGTGGAAGCGCGCACTCTGCCTTCGAACCTCTGCTGGCCAACGGGGCTCCGTCCTTGCTGGTTCCCAA gcCTGGGACCCTGAAGCGGAGTGCGAACTCCCTTGTCCTGGAGGATCCCTCAATGAAGAGATCCAGGACATCCTCCATTAGCTCCCTCAACTGCACTGCCCCCAGTGGAGTGCCCGGCTCAGTGCGCAACTCCATCCACAGCTCCTACAGCTCCACCCGGGGGTACTCACAG CTGAGGAAGATTTCAGCCCTCAACATGTCCCCCTTGTCCAGCCCAGGCTCGTCTCGATCTCAGACCCCTGAAAGATCACCCAAAAAACCTAG GGAAGAGAACAGCCACCATTCTAGCACCTCTACTCCAGTGAAGCCGGACCGAACACCCGAGGAACTCGCAA AGAAGCTGTCTCCGCTGCTGAACCAGACggcctcctcctcctgctccaccCCTCCCTCTGCAGGGGCCCATGGGAAACGCAAGCGCAAGATCCCCCTGGTGTCCAACCGGAGGGCTGACCAGATCACCCTG CCCCCACCGCCCGAGCTTGGCTACACCATCACCGCCAGTGACCTGGACTCCGAGAAGAAGGCTGCCCTGAACAGGATCAAAAAGGTTTTGGAGGAAATCG agcCATCTAAATCGATGGCCTCTTCCCAGTCTGTGGCTTCGTTTACACCGACTACATCGTACAGTTTGGACCCAACCCCCTCTGCCATTGCCAGCCTGCCACTGAGCTCCAGCACTGCCACTGTGCCCAGTTCCACTGTCGCAGGCATTACCAGTCTGCCGGCCAGCTCTAGCAGTGCAGCTACCGCCCCCACAGGCTCGCTGCTGAACTCTGTCATTGCATCTgcctctgccacagccgtcaccaCCTCTGCAAGCACTGTCACCACGCTGCCAAGCGCCCTGCCAGCTGGGAGCCAGCCCAGTCCCAGTCCACTGCTGGATTCACTGAGGAAAATGCACAACACCCCAGCCACCACAACAGCTGCTGCTACTACTG CTTCTCCTGCTACCACCACAGATGCTGCCAATACTCTCCTGTTGTCCCTGCTCCGTACCTCTGCTGCTCCGGGATCAACTCTAACAAGCACTGCAGCTGTCAAGCCCCAGCCCAGCACGTGTTTCCCCTCTGCGCCGGCCCCCCAGCTGGGCCCCCCGTCCAGCCAACCTGCCAGCTCCATTCTGTCCTCTGTGTTCAGCCAGGTCCTGCCAGAGAGcagcactgcagcagcagcagggggcaTGACCTTTGGACTCTCAAGCATGGGGCATTCCACGGtgccctcttcctcctcctcctcctcctccacagcagcagcaacaaccaGTAGCACTCAGGCTTTCTCTGCCTTTAAACCTGTCTTTGGAGCTCCAGCAGCTAGTCAGCCTACCCCAGTATCAGCACCTGCCAGTAGCTCAGCAGCCCCAATCTTCAAATCAGTCTTTGGAACCGCCACCACTGGCAGCGCTTTTGGACAACCTTCGGCGAAGGCATCCACAGCAGGAAGCAACTCTGTTTTCGGGGGACTTTCCTCCACGACCGCACCGCCTCCCACTGCTGAATTGCCAGCCAAGCCCAACTTCAGTTTTGGGGCAAGCCCAGCAAGTACCGTCCCCACCGGCAGCAGTAGTACAACAACCTCGGCCGGAGCCACCCAGTCCTTCCAGTTTGGTGCTGCAACCACCACGTTTAACTCCACCGCGGGTTTTCAATTCGGCAAGCAGCCGGCAGCAGCTAGCAGCACAGCCGCACCGGCAGCCACGGCGCCAGCACCAGCACCCCAGGTCACATTTGCCTTCGGACAGACCCTTAATAGCCAGACTGCAGCCAGTGGGGCTTTCGGGGGCTTTGGCACCGCTGCACCAGCCCCTGCCACCACAGCCGCACCGGCAAACAAAGCGACCTTCTCCTTTGGCAATGCAGTGCCTGCAACCTTCAGTGCGGCCACTTCCTCTGCAGGAACAGCCACCCCCTTTGGAGGAATGGGGGCCACCACGAACCCCACCCTGTTCGGCAGCGCCTCTACCGGCCCTGCCGCTCAGCCGGCCGCAGTCGCGCCCTTCCCCTTTGGGGGTGGCACTGCGGCCACCACTTTCAGCTTTGGAGGCCAGACAACCACAGCAGCCTCTACCTTTGGGACCCCCAGCCTGCCAGCGTTTGGCAACACCTCCACTGGATTCTCCTTCGGTACCAACACCTCCTCTAGCGCCACCCCGGCTTTCGGCTCCAGTACCCAGACCTCGTCTGCTAACACGGCTGCTCCCTCTGCGTTCGGAAGCACCGCCCCCGCCGCCACTGCTGGCTTCTCCTTTGGAGCAGCAGCCCAGTCGAGCTCAGCAGCCAGCGCCTTCCTTGCCCCCTCGACCAGGCAGAGCACAGCACCTAAGCCCAGCACTGCCGGCTTCAACTTCGGCAACACGTTTGCGGCTCCTGCTCCCGCTGCCACCTCCTCCATGGAGAACAAGCCTGCCTTTGGAG GGTTCAACTTTGGAACTCCGAATTTAAATTTTGGTGCTG gaAGCGCAAGCCCTGCTTTCGGGCAGAGTACCCCTGGAGGTCCCATCCCTTTCGGGAGCCCTGCAACCCCAGCCCCAAACTACAGCAGCATCGCACCCTCCCCCTTCG GGTCCCCCACCCCTTCATTCTCCATCGGTGCAGGTTCCAAACCTTCTGGCAGGCAGAGGCTGATGGCTCGGCGCCAGCACACTCGCAAGAAGTAG
- the pom121 gene encoding nuclear envelope pore membrane protein POM 121 isoform X1 produces MYPREKRLIALVSVAILGLALYFIPTFLYVLFIIGLACAALFCQTNGPPQQSRLGHHPRPHLVIPPAIRRWFPGKPANGVSSPGKVSNRGTRGRFIGDSWQSVVYSGERRKEADRDQSSGSLLFSPRDLLMGSYLAKPESPSAAGAHGRPIGGTRELRERLARPNHIVQTPNKRLSFGESMNAARRFSVTPQRCYPIQQTGYSSVGVLPSVQWNGYRKKNVLLSRNSSMVHSPVTVKIARPDSGSVRSPLFEHLPSPVASLSPVVAAGSADPCSKETVLSALKESRKRVADEEEERCYSAGQEKKRRRHDSGGSAHSAFEPLLANGAPSLLVPKPGTLKRSANSLVLEDPSMKRSRTSSISSLNCTAPSGVPGSVRNSIHSSYSSTRGYSQLRKISALNMSPLSSPGSSRSQTPERSPKKPREENSHHSSTSTPVKPDRTPEELAKKLSPLLNQTASSSCSTPPSAGAHGKRKRKIPLVSNRRADQITLPPPPELGYTITASDLDSEKKAALNRIKKVLEEIEPSKSMASSQSVASFTPTTSYSLDPTPSAIASLPLSSSTATVPSSTVAGITSLPASSSSAATAPTGSLLNSVIASASATAVTTSASTVTTLPSALPAGSQPSPSPLLDSLRKMHNTPATTTAAATTASPATTTDAANTLLLSLLRTSAAPGSTLTSTAAVKPQPSTCFPSAPAPQLGPPSSQPASSILSSVFSQVLPESSTAAAAGGMTFGLSSMGHSTVPSSSSSSSSTAAATTSSTQAFSAFKPVFGAPAASQPTPVSAPASSSAAPIFKSVFGTATTGSAFGQPSAKASTAGSNSVFGGLSSTTAPPPTAELPAKPNFSFGASPASTVPTGSSSTTTSAGATQSFQFGAATTTFNSTAGFQFGKQPAAASSTAAPAATAPAPAPQVTFAFGQTLNSQTAASGAFGGFGTAAPAPATTAAPANKATFSFGNAVPATFSAATSSAGTATPFGGMGATTNPTLFGSASTGPAAQPAAVAPFPFGGGTAATTFSFGGQTTTAASTFGTPSLPAFGNTSTGFSFGTNTSSSATPAFGSSTQTSSANTAAPSAFGSTAPAATAGFSFGAAAQSSSAASAFLAPSTRQSTAPKPSTAGFNFGNTFAAPAPAATSSMENKPAFGGSASPAFGQSTPGGPIPFGSPATPAPNYSSIAPSPFGSPTPSFSIGAGSKPSGRQRLMARRQHTRKK; encoded by the exons ATGTATCCCAGAGAGAAGCGGCTGATCGCGCTCGTCTCTGTGGCGATCCTCGGCCTGGCCCTCTACTTTATACCGACCTTTCTTTACGTCTTGTTTATTATCGGGCTCGCATGTGCAGCATTGTTTTGTCAAACTAACGGTCCGCCCCAACAAAGCAGGCTAGGCCATCATCCTCGGCCTCACCTAGTAATCCCCCCGGCTATCAGGCGCTGGTTCCCCGGGAAACCCGCAAACGGTGTTTCTTCTCCAGGAAAGGTTAGCAATAGGGGCACTCGTGGTCGCTTCATAGGAGATTCCTGGCAGTCGGTGGTGTACAGTGGGGAGAGGCGAAAGGAGGCAGATCGAGACCAAAGCAGCGGATCGTTGTTGTTCAGCCCCCGGGATTTACTGATGGGGAGTTACCTTGCAAAGCCCGAAAGCCCCTCGGCTGCCGGAGCCCATGGGAGGCCCATCGGAGGGACACGCGAGCTTCGGGAGAGGCTGGCTCGGCCCAACCACATCGTGCAGACCCCGAACAAGAGGCTCTCATTCGG GGAGTCTATGAATGCAGCACGCAGGTTTAGTGTGACCCCACAGCGGTGCTACCCCATTCAGCAGACGGGGTACTCCTCAGTGGGCGTGCTGCCTTCTGTCCAGTGGAACGGCTATCGCAAGAAGAACGTCCTGTTGTCCCGCAACTCCTCCATGGTGCACAGCCCTGTGACGGTGAAGATCGCCCGGCCGGACTCTGGCAGTGTTCGCTCGCCACT CTTTGAACACCTGCCCTCCCCAGTGGCTTCCCTGTCTCCAGTGGTGGCTGCTGGTTCTGCAGACCCGTGTTCAAAGGAGACGGTCCTGAGCGCGCTGAAAGAGAGCCGGAAGAGAGTGGCagatgaagaggaggagaggtGCTATTCTGCTGGACAAGAGAAGAAAAGAAG GCGCCATGACAGTGGTGGAAGCGCGCACTCTGCCTTCGAACCTCTGCTGGCCAACGGGGCTCCGTCCTTGCTGGTTCCCAA gcCTGGGACCCTGAAGCGGAGTGCGAACTCCCTTGTCCTGGAGGATCCCTCAATGAAGAGATCCAGGACATCCTCCATTAGCTCCCTCAACTGCACTGCCCCCAGTGGAGTGCCCGGCTCAGTGCGCAACTCCATCCACAGCTCCTACAGCTCCACCCGGGGGTACTCACAG CTGAGGAAGATTTCAGCCCTCAACATGTCCCCCTTGTCCAGCCCAGGCTCGTCTCGATCTCAGACCCCTGAAAGATCACCCAAAAAACCTAG GGAAGAGAACAGCCACCATTCTAGCACCTCTACTCCAGTGAAGCCGGACCGAACACCCGAGGAACTCGCAA AGAAGCTGTCTCCGCTGCTGAACCAGACggcctcctcctcctgctccaccCCTCCCTCTGCAGGGGCCCATGGGAAACGCAAGCGCAAGATCCCCCTGGTGTCCAACCGGAGGGCTGACCAGATCACCCTG CCCCCACCGCCCGAGCTTGGCTACACCATCACCGCCAGTGACCTGGACTCCGAGAAGAAGGCTGCCCTGAACAGGATCAAAAAGGTTTTGGAGGAAATCG agcCATCTAAATCGATGGCCTCTTCCCAGTCTGTGGCTTCGTTTACACCGACTACATCGTACAGTTTGGACCCAACCCCCTCTGCCATTGCCAGCCTGCCACTGAGCTCCAGCACTGCCACTGTGCCCAGTTCCACTGTCGCAGGCATTACCAGTCTGCCGGCCAGCTCTAGCAGTGCAGCTACCGCCCCCACAGGCTCGCTGCTGAACTCTGTCATTGCATCTgcctctgccacagccgtcaccaCCTCTGCAAGCACTGTCACCACGCTGCCAAGCGCCCTGCCAGCTGGGAGCCAGCCCAGTCCCAGTCCACTGCTGGATTCACTGAGGAAAATGCACAACACCCCAGCCACCACAACAGCTGCTGCTACTACTG CTTCTCCTGCTACCACCACAGATGCTGCCAATACTCTCCTGTTGTCCCTGCTCCGTACCTCTGCTGCTCCGGGATCAACTCTAACAAGCACTGCAGCTGTCAAGCCCCAGCCCAGCACGTGTTTCCCCTCTGCGCCGGCCCCCCAGCTGGGCCCCCCGTCCAGCCAACCTGCCAGCTCCATTCTGTCCTCTGTGTTCAGCCAGGTCCTGCCAGAGAGcagcactgcagcagcagcagggggcaTGACCTTTGGACTCTCAAGCATGGGGCATTCCACGGtgccctcttcctcctcctcctcctcctccacagcagcagcaacaaccaGTAGCACTCAGGCTTTCTCTGCCTTTAAACCTGTCTTTGGAGCTCCAGCAGCTAGTCAGCCTACCCCAGTATCAGCACCTGCCAGTAGCTCAGCAGCCCCAATCTTCAAATCAGTCTTTGGAACCGCCACCACTGGCAGCGCTTTTGGACAACCTTCGGCGAAGGCATCCACAGCAGGAAGCAACTCTGTTTTCGGGGGACTTTCCTCCACGACCGCACCGCCTCCCACTGCTGAATTGCCAGCCAAGCCCAACTTCAGTTTTGGGGCAAGCCCAGCAAGTACCGTCCCCACCGGCAGCAGTAGTACAACAACCTCGGCCGGAGCCACCCAGTCCTTCCAGTTTGGTGCTGCAACCACCACGTTTAACTCCACCGCGGGTTTTCAATTCGGCAAGCAGCCGGCAGCAGCTAGCAGCACAGCCGCACCGGCAGCCACGGCGCCAGCACCAGCACCCCAGGTCACATTTGCCTTCGGACAGACCCTTAATAGCCAGACTGCAGCCAGTGGGGCTTTCGGGGGCTTTGGCACCGCTGCACCAGCCCCTGCCACCACAGCCGCACCGGCAAACAAAGCGACCTTCTCCTTTGGCAATGCAGTGCCTGCAACCTTCAGTGCGGCCACTTCCTCTGCAGGAACAGCCACCCCCTTTGGAGGAATGGGGGCCACCACGAACCCCACCCTGTTCGGCAGCGCCTCTACCGGCCCTGCCGCTCAGCCGGCCGCAGTCGCGCCCTTCCCCTTTGGGGGTGGCACTGCGGCCACCACTTTCAGCTTTGGAGGCCAGACAACCACAGCAGCCTCTACCTTTGGGACCCCCAGCCTGCCAGCGTTTGGCAACACCTCCACTGGATTCTCCTTCGGTACCAACACCTCCTCTAGCGCCACCCCGGCTTTCGGCTCCAGTACCCAGACCTCGTCTGCTAACACGGCTGCTCCCTCTGCGTTCGGAAGCACCGCCCCCGCCGCCACTGCTGGCTTCTCCTTTGGAGCAGCAGCCCAGTCGAGCTCAGCAGCCAGCGCCTTCCTTGCCCCCTCGACCAGGCAGAGCACAGCACCTAAGCCCAGCACTGCCGGCTTCAACTTCGGCAACACGTTTGCGGCTCCTGCTCCCGCTGCCACCTCCTCCATGGAGAACAAGCCTGCCTTTGGAG gaAGCGCAAGCCCTGCTTTCGGGCAGAGTACCCCTGGAGGTCCCATCCCTTTCGGGAGCCCTGCAACCCCAGCCCCAAACTACAGCAGCATCGCACCCTCCCCCTTCG GGTCCCCCACCCCTTCATTCTCCATCGGTGCAGGTTCCAAACCTTCTGGCAGGCAGAGGCTGATGGCTCGGCGCCAGCACACTCGCAAGAAGTAG